A genomic stretch from Corynebacterium faecale includes:
- a CDS encoding ParB/RepB/Spo0J family partition protein: protein MAQNKSSDKSHAEKRKGGLGRGLAALIPSGPTDSPGLGGGAADIILGGAVGERARRRPEAAPRIGMPSIPKPDTPARPEGPVATPQPTSPPPSAEIPQPTVPVEQEPVDGTSTSDFGASYQEIPIDSIVPNPQQPRAVFDTEALDELVHSIREFGLMQPIVVRRAGEGFELIMGERRWRASRRAGLEFIPAIVRETDDSAMLRDALLENIHRVQLNPLEEAAAYQQLLEEFGVTQTELADKLGRSRPVITNMIRLLNLPVNVQTKVAAGVLSAGHARAILGLKAGEEAQDALATRIIAEGLSVRATEEVVLLQNRGDEDAKKPPREKAPTPEVFTRAAESLADNLDTKVSVMMGKRKGRLVVEFGDKDDFERIMGLIQGPS, encoded by the coding sequence ATGGCCCAGAACAAGAGTTCCGACAAGTCCCATGCGGAGAAGCGTAAGGGCGGTCTGGGGCGCGGTCTGGCCGCACTGATCCCATCCGGCCCGACAGATTCCCCAGGTCTCGGTGGTGGCGCGGCGGACATCATCCTCGGTGGTGCCGTGGGTGAACGCGCGCGTCGTCGCCCGGAGGCCGCACCACGCATCGGCATGCCGTCGATCCCCAAGCCGGATACACCAGCCCGCCCTGAGGGCCCGGTGGCCACACCTCAGCCCACCAGCCCGCCACCGTCGGCTGAGATTCCACAGCCAACCGTGCCGGTTGAGCAGGAGCCGGTGGATGGAACGTCGACAAGCGATTTTGGAGCCTCCTATCAGGAGATCCCGATCGATTCGATCGTGCCTAATCCGCAGCAGCCGAGGGCGGTTTTTGATACTGAGGCACTCGATGAACTGGTGCATTCGATCCGCGAATTCGGGCTCATGCAGCCGATCGTGGTGCGGCGGGCCGGTGAGGGTTTTGAACTCATCATGGGTGAGCGCCGCTGGCGTGCCTCCAGGCGTGCGGGGCTGGAGTTCATTCCCGCCATCGTGCGTGAAACCGATGATTCCGCGATGCTGCGCGATGCCCTGCTGGAAAATATCCACAGGGTGCAGCTCAACCCACTGGAAGAGGCCGCGGCCTATCAGCAGCTGCTGGAGGAGTTCGGGGTCACCCAGACTGAGCTGGCTGACAAGCTGGGCCGTTCCCGCCCGGTGATCACCAACATGATCCGTCTGCTGAATCTTCCTGTCAATGTGCAGACCAAGGTGGCGGCCGGTGTGCTGTCCGCCGGTCATGCCCGCGCGATCCTGGGTCTGAAGGCCGGCGAGGAGGCCCAGGACGCCCTGGCCACCCGCATCATCGCGGAAGGCCTGTCCGTGCGTGCCACCGAGGAGGTGGTGTTGCTGCAGAACCGTGGCGACGAGGACGCGAAGAAGCCACCGCGTGAAAAGGCACCCACCCCGGAGGTGTTCACCCGTGCCGCGGAATCGCTGGCTGACAACCTGGACACCAAGGTCTCGGTGATGATGGGCAAGCGTAAGGGCAGGCTTGTTGTCGAATTCGGCGACAAGGATGATTTCGAACGCATCATGGGCCTGATCCAGGGCCCTTCCTGA
- a CDS encoding ParA family protein, whose protein sequence is MDDNTSWEDTPIAQAARRAAQVMTPNSLKLPKPPQPRLITIANQKGGVGKTTSTVNLASSLAIYGQKVLVVDLDPQGNASTALGVEHRSGTLSSYELLIGECSADEAMQKTTAHENLFCIPATLDLAGAEIELVSLVRREYRLADALGLEFINKHEFDYVLIDCPPSLGLLTINAMTAVTEVLIPIQCEYYALEGVGQLLNNITMLRQHLNRDLHISAILLTMYDARTNLAEQVATEVNEHFGAVVLGNKIPRSVKVSEAPGYGQTVINYDPGSRGAMAYLDAAKELATRGDFLPSEDSGPVGVKPADKQ, encoded by the coding sequence ATGGATGACAATACTTCGTGGGAAGACACACCTATTGCCCAGGCGGCACGCCGGGCGGCGCAGGTGATGACCCCCAACTCCCTTAAGCTGCCGAAACCGCCGCAGCCACGGTTGATTACCATCGCCAACCAGAAGGGCGGGGTGGGTAAAACCACCAGTACCGTGAACCTGGCGTCCTCCCTGGCCATCTATGGGCAGAAGGTGCTGGTGGTGGATCTGGATCCGCAGGGTAACGCCTCCACCGCACTGGGTGTGGAGCACCGCTCCGGAACCCTGTCGTCCTATGAACTTCTCATCGGTGAGTGCAGTGCTGATGAAGCCATGCAGAAGACCACCGCCCATGAGAATCTCTTCTGCATTCCGGCCACCCTCGATCTGGCCGGCGCGGAGATTGAACTGGTCAGTCTGGTGCGCCGCGAATACCGCCTGGCGGATGCGCTGGGCCTGGAGTTCATCAACAAGCACGAGTTTGATTATGTGCTCATTGACTGCCCGCCATCACTGGGCCTGCTCACCATCAACGCCATGACCGCCGTGACCGAGGTGCTCATCCCGATCCAGTGTGAGTACTACGCCCTGGAGGGTGTGGGGCAGCTGCTGAACAACATCACCATGCTGCGTCAGCACCTCAACCGTGATCTGCACATCTCCGCGATCCTGTTGACCATGTATGACGCCCGCACCAACCTGGCTGAACAGGTGGCCACCGAGGTCAATGAGCACTTCGGTGCGGTGGTGCTGGGCAACAAGATCCCCCGCTCGGTGAAGGTCTCCGAGGCTCCGGGGTATGGGCAGACCGTGATCAATTATGATCCGGGTTCCCGAGGCGCGATGGCCTACCTGGATGCCGCCAAGGAGCTGGCCACCCGTGGAGATTTCCTGCCTTCAGAGGATTCCGGTCCGGTGGGCGTAAAACCGGCCGATAAGCAGTAA